One genomic segment of Mangifera indica cultivar Alphonso chromosome 6, CATAS_Mindica_2.1, whole genome shotgun sequence includes these proteins:
- the LOC123218168 gene encoding GDSL esterase/lipase At1g29670-like: MGCAMKVGWGLINILMVISNLQQCVLGLSKVPCFFIFGDSLSDSGNNNYLATTAKANYSPYGIDFALGPAGRFCNGETRVDIITKILGFNNYIPSFATASTSDIHNGLNYASSGSGILEETGRILGELFSLNQQLQNHKETIKNLVAKLGTVDSATQYLKKCLYSVGMGTNDYVNNYFSIVSSFNMLLYDLEKFTESLIHQYSKQLRILHHLGARKIVLFGLGPLGSTPYTTNAFPVNTTKNMNNGAKLFNKKLKSLVDQLNTELTDAKFIYVNVYQMMSSDVLLSSGFKVLNKSCCTVLNATMACYPFCTPSCENRKEYVYWDGFHPTQAMNRILAQRSYEAVHPSDVHPFDISHLLKL; this comes from the exons ATGGGGTGTGCCATGAAAGTAGGGTGGGGACTCATTAATATTCTGATGGTGATTTCAAACTTGCAACAATGTGTTCTAGGGCTTTCAAAAGTCccttgttttttcatttttggggaTTCCTTGAGTGACAGTGGCAATAACAATTATCTTGCAACAACAGCAAAGGCGAATTACTCACCTTATGGGATCGACTTTGCCCTGGGACCAGCAGGAAGGTTTTGTAATGGTGAAACCCGAGTCGACATAATCA CCAAAATTCtgggttttaataattatatcccATCCTTTGCAACGGCTTCGACCTCTGACATACACAACGGTTTGAATTATGCATCTAGCGGATCAGGAATTCTGGAAGAAACTGGTCGAATCCTG GGTGAGCTTTTCAGTTTGAATCAACAGCTACAAAACcataaagaaacaataaaaaatctcgTTGCAAAACTAGGAACTGTCGATTCAGCTACTCAATATCTAAAAAAGTGCCTTTACAGTGTTGGAATGGGCACTAACGATTACGTTAACAACTATTTCTCGATCGTTTCTTCATTTAATATGCTCCTGTATGACCTGGAGAAATTTACAGAAAGTCTTATTCACCAGTATTCTAAGCAACTAAGG attttacaCCATCTTGGAGCAAGGAAGATTGTCCTTTTTGGACTGGGACCCTTAGGTTCCACGCCTTATACAACTAATGCTTTCCCAGTAAACACCACTAAGAATATGAACAATGGGGCCAAGCTTTTCAACAAGAAGCTGAAGTCACTTGTTGATCAACTCAATACTGAATTAACCGATGCGAAGTTCATTTATGTTAACGTTTACCAGATGATGTCGTCGGATGTTCTTCTTTCTTCTG GTTTTAAAGTGTTAAACAAAAGCTGCTGCACAGTGTTGAATGCTACCATGGCGTGTTATCCTTTCTGCACTCCATCATGCGAGAACAGGAAAGAGTACGTGTACTGGGACGGATTCCATCCCACCCAAGCAATGAATCGAATCCTTGCACAGCGATCTTATGAAGCTGTTCACCCATCTGATGTTCATCCTTTCGACATAAGTCATTTGCTTAAGTTATGA
- the LOC123219316 gene encoding transcription factor GTE10-like: protein MIATEAVITKKKLKIKFGNQRIEVVPGTQSCEYEHKVTVVENWHHKASGNEIRQLEMSKSHPSSDLKRMFASASSKERPPVLAGNKREALDMIEGPKDKRRKMDRGITHQCSVILKSLMAHSAGWVFNQPVDPVKLNIPDYFSIISKPMDLGTIKMKLNKNMYYGTEEFVADVRLTFSNAMLYNPPENNVHKMAEELNDLFLMKWKSLEDKWTHERPKAGLGKVVSGKMMEVNDTRDNCPKTPPLHNPLLSKNLKTAEERAVRNPTYTTDTKVEHPRPSQSCSNKTAGKHLQKGTDGGGRRACGIANAKPPLSPVASKKCGKCDNTTCQCNLPSDSTHASLSDVTSERSFGGDHRACSADASKWDCQAKSTSTSLTSKSDPDSDGAVSALDDGNLCPSSQLTPLATDSASAEDWTTSLLGAQMSPKKALRAAMLKSRFADTILKAQQRTLLDHGDKADPVKMQQEKERLERRQREEKARIEAQIQAAEAASRIKAEIELKRQREKEREAARIALQKMERTVEIEHNLEILKELEVLTGFCLSPHLREGNKGSAMSKRAFKGPDNENPLERIGLVMKNDYLGDDDEEILNLNGDGEEGEIF from the exons ATGATTGCTACTGAAGCTGTAATAACTAAGAAGAAGTTGAAGATTAAGTTTGGAAACCAGAGAATTGAAGTTGTTCCTGGGACACAATCATGTGAATATGAGCATAAGGTAACAGTGGTTGAAAATTGGCATCACAAAGCCTCTGGGAATGAAATTAGGCAATTGGAGATGAGTAAATCACATCCTTCATCTGATTTGAAAAGGATGTTTGCTTCTGCTTCTTCAAAGGAGAGACCTCCAGTGCTAGCTGGTAACAAGCGCGAAGCCCTGGATATGATAGAGGGTCCAAAGGATAAAAGGCGAAAGATGGACCGTGGTATAACCCACCAGTGTTCTGTCATTTTGAAATCACTGATGGCCCATTCAGCTGGCTGGGTTTTCAATCAACCAGTGGATCCTGTGAAATTGAATATACCTGATTACTTCTCAATTATATCTAAGCCAATGGATTTGGGAACAATAAAAATGAAGCTGAATAAAAATATGTACTATGGAACTGAAGAGTTTGTGGCTGATGTCAGACTGACATTTTCTAATGCCATGCTTTATAATCCTCCAGAGAATAATGTTCATAAAATGGCAGAGGAATTGAATGATCTCTTTCTTATGAAATGGAAATCCTTGGAGGATAAATGGACACATGAAAGACCAAAAGCTGGACTGGGGAAAGTGGTAAGCGGAAAAATGATGGAAGTCAATGATACAAGAGATAATTGTCCCAAAACACCTCCCTTACATAACCCTTTGTTGTCAAAGAACTTGAAGACAGCAGAAGAAAGGGCTGTAAGGAATCCCACTTATACAACAGATACAAAA GTAGAGCATCCCAGACCATCACAGAGCTGCTCAAACAAGACAGCAGGGAAACATTTACAGAAAG GCACTGATGGTGGTGGTAGACGTGCTTGTGGCATTGCTAATGCCAAGCCACCATTGAGCCCAGTTGCCTCAAAAAAATGTGGCAAATGCGACAACACTACTTGTCAATGCAACCTTCCTAGTGATTCAACTCATGCGTCCTTAAGTG ATGTCACTTCAGAAAGATCGTTTGGTGGAGATCACCGTGCATGTAGTGCTGATGCTTCTAAATGG GATTGTCAAGCAAAAAGTACATCAACATCACTGACGAGCAAGTCAGATCCTGATTCTGATG GGGCTGTAAGTGCATTGGATGATGGAAATTTATGTCCTAGTTCTCAGCTTACACCTCTGGCAACAGATTCTGCATCTGCAGAAG ATTGGACAACATCACTCCTAGGTGCACAAATGTCACCAAAGAAGGCTCTCCGTGCTGCTATGCTAAAGAGTCGTTTTGCAGACACAATTTTGAAAGCACAGCAGAGGACACTCCTTGATCAT GGTGACAAGGCTGACCCTGTGAAGATGCAGcaagagaaagaaagattagAAAGGAGGCAACGTGAAG AGAAGGCTAGGATCGAAGCCCAAATCCAGGCTGCTGAGGCTGCCTCACGAATTAAAGCAGAAATTGAGTTGAAAAGGCAacgagagaaagaaagagaagctGCCCGTATTGCCTTGCAAAAG ATGGAAAGAACTGTGGAGATAGAGCACAACCTGGAGATTCTGAAGGAACTTGAAGTGCTAACAGGGTTTTGCTTATCCCCACATCTCCGGGAGGGCAATAAAGGGTCAGCAATGTCGAAGAGAGCATTTAAGGGACCTGATAATGAGAACCCATTGGAGCGCATTGGTTTGGTtatgaaaaatgattatttggGGGATGATGATGAGGAGATATTGAATCTGAATGGGGATGGGGAGGAAGGAGAgattttttga
- the LOC123218167 gene encoding GDSL esterase/lipase At5g45670-like, with product MAREMGKFWVVALVFSLSLINGVKAAPQVPCLFIFGDSLVDNGNNNQLNSLAKANYMPYGIDFPGGPSGRFSNGKTTVDVAAQLLGFDSYIPPYSTARGQDILKGVNYASAAAGIIEETGRQLGGRISFSGQVRNYRNTVQQIVNLLGGQNKTTTYLSRCIFLIGLGSNDYLNNYFQPLFYSTAQRYTPEQYADILIQQYTAQLNILYNNGARKFALVGVGAIGCSPNQLAQNSRDGKTCVARINAANQIFNNKLRSLVDQFNNNRSGAKFIYINAYGIFQDIISRPAAYGFRVTNTGCCGVGRNNGQITCLPAQTPCPNRKEYVFWDAFHPTEATNQIIARRSYSAQSASDAYPIDIRRLAQL from the exons ATGGCAAGGGAAATGGGAAAATTTTGGGTGGTGGCATTggtttttagtttgagtttgattaatgGGGTTAAAGCAGCACCACAGGTTccttgtttgtttatttttggcGATTCATTGGTGGATAATGGGAACAATAATCAACTGAATTCATTGGCAAAAGCTAATTATATGCCTTACGGGATTGACTTCCCTGGTGGACCGTCCGGAAGATTTAGCAATGGAAAAACTACTGTTGATGTTGCAGCTCAACTTCTGGGGTTTGATTCTTACATTCCTCCATACTCAACTGCAAGGGGCCAGGACATACTCAAAGGAGTAAACTATGCATCAGCAGCTGCCGGTATAATAGAAGAAACCGGTCGACAATTG GGAGGTCGCATTAGTTTCAGTGGACAAGTGAGAAATTACAGAAACACAGTCCAGCAGATAGTGAACTTGCTCGGAGGTCAAAATAAAACCACCACTTATCTAAGCCGCTGCATTTTCTTAATTGGGTTGGGAAGCAATGACTATCTCAATAACTATTTTCAACCTCTGTTTTATTCCACCGCTCAACGCTACACACCAGAACAATATGCAGACATTCTTATTCAACAGTACACTGCGCAGCTTAAT ATCTTATACAACAATGGGGCAAGGAAGTTTGCGCTTGTTGGAGTTGGGGCAATAGGCTGCAGCCCCAATCAGTTGGCTCAAAATAGTCGAGATGGGAAAACTTGTGTGGCCAGAATTAATGCCGCAAACCAAATTTTCAACAACAAGCTCAGATCTTTGGTTGATCAATTCAACAACAACCGATCTGGTGCCAAGTTTATCTACATCAACGCGTATGGAATCTTTCAGGATATAATAAGTAGGCCTGCTGCCTATG GTTTCAGGGTTACAAATACGGGATGCTGTGGTGTAGGGAGAAACAATGGTCAAATTACATGTTTACCAGCTCAAACTCCATGCCCAAACAGGAAAGAATATGTGTTTTGGGATGCATTTCATCCGACTGAAGCTACAAATCAGATCATTGCAAGGAGATCATACAGTGCTCAGTCTGCGTCGGATGCTTATCCCATTGATATCCGCCGCTTAGCTCAGCTCTGA
- the LOC123218170 gene encoding pentatricopeptide repeat-containing protein At4g18975, chloroplastic isoform X1 → MVVVCGINSNCCPLLSWGMNQIKTTQVGPFMGSVFSNGRTSLLQSTTGFTTFTMKVKIISPVKCHLYQNGQSQSNSKASKKKKIKKVKKKEHHLWKKRESSGSGKKALTLVRIVSELPNEKEAVYGALDKWTAWETEFPLIAAAKALNMLRQRGQWQRVIQVNQGPCTIMEHPMSIMQVAKWMLSKGQGATMGTYDTLLLAFDKDKRADEAESLWNMILHTHTRSISKQLFSRMISLYDHHDMQDKIIDVFADMEELGVKPDEDTVQRVARAFQKLGEEEKRKLVLAKYQCKWKYIHFKGERVKVRRDVWEYNGSTD, encoded by the exons ATGGTGGTTGTTTGTGGCATAAATTCAAATTGCTGTCCACTTCTCTCGTGGGGAATGAATCAG ATAAAGACGACTCAAGTAGGTCCGTTCATGGGGTCTGTGTTTTCAAATGGCAGAACTTCTCTGTTGCAGAGCACAACTGGGTTTACTACATTCACAATGAAG GTAAAAATTATTTCCCCTGTTAAGTGCCATCTCTATCAAAATGGACAGTCACAGTCTAATTCCAAAGCATCTAAGAA aaaaaaaataaagaaggtgAAGAAGAAAGAGCACCATCTATGGAAGAAAAGAGAGTCATCTGGGTCTGGGAAAAAAGCCCTCACTCTTGTTCGAATT GTTTCTGAGCTTCCTAATGAGAAAGAGGCTGTATACGGAGCATTGGATAAATGGACAGCTTGGGAGACAGAGTTTCCTTTGATTGCAGCTGCTAAGGCCTTAAATATGCTCAGACAGAGGGGTCAATGGCAGCGTGTAATTCAA GTAAACCAAGGACCATGCACTATAATGGAACATCCCATGAGCATTATGCAG GTAGCAAAATGGATGTTAAGCAAAGGTCAAGGAGCCACAATGGGAACTTATGACACACTCTTATTAGCATTTGACAAAGATAAGAGGGCAGATGAGGCTGAATCATTATGGAACATGATTTTGCATACGCACACCAGATCTATTTCAAAGCAGTTGTTTTCAAGGATGATCTCTTTATATGATCATCATGACATGCAAGATAAGATTATAGAT GTATTTGCAGACATGGAGGAGCTGGGTGTAAAACCAGATGAAGATACAGTCCAGAGGGTTGCCCGTGCCTTCCAAAAACTAGGTGAAGAAGAGAAGCGGAAGCTGGTTCTTGCAAAATACCAGTGTAAATGGAAGTACATACACTTCAAAGGGGAACGAGTGAAAGTGAGAAGAGATGTATGGGAGTATAATGGTTCAACCGACTGA
- the LOC123218046 gene encoding bidirectional sugar transporter SWEET2a-like: MFSIGFTAVYSVCSDAAGVAGNLFAFVLFVSPIPTFRRILRSQSTEQFSGLPYIYALLNCLICLWYGMPLVSPGIILVATVNSTGVLFQLIYISIFIKYAEKPKKLKMSGLLMAVFALFSIIVFVSIKLFDSSVRRTFVGYLSIASLISMFASPLFVIKLVIKSRSVEYMPFYLSLSTFLMSFSFFVYGMFKDDAFIFVPNGIGTLLGIVQLMLYFHYSSKSGENSREPLLDSYA; the protein is encoded by the exons ATGTTTTCTATTGGGTTCACTGCTGTTTATTCAGTTTGCAGTGATGCAGCTGGGGTTGCTG GGAACCTGTTTGCTTTTGTCTTGTTTGTATCACCCAT ACCTACATTCAGGAGAATTTTAAGAAGCCAGTCGACAGAACAATTCTCAGGATTGCCTTACATTTACGCTCTTTTGAACTGCTTGATCTGTCTCTGGTATGGCATGCCCCTTGTATCGCCTGGTATTATATTGGTTGCCACAGTTAATTCAACTGGAGTGCTCTTTCAGCTAATTTATATTAGCATCTTCATCAAATATGCTGAAAAACCCAAAAAG TTGAAGATGTCTGGATTGTTAATGGCAGTTTTTGCACTGTTCAGTATCATAGTCTTTGTGAGCATAAAACTTTTTGACTCCAGTGTGCGGCGGACTTTTGTTGGATACTTGAGTATTGCTTCTCTGATTTCTATGTTTGCTTCACCTCTATTTGTCATT AAATTGGTCATTAAATCAAGAAGTGTTGAATATATGCCCTTCTATCTTTCTCTTTCAACCTTCTTGATGAGTTTCTCATTCTTTGTGTATGGAATGTTCAAGGACGATGCTTTCATTTTC GTCCCGAATGGCATTGGAACACTTCTGGGGATTGTACAGTTAATGTTGTATTTCCATTATAGCTCTAAATCTGGGGAAAATTCAAGAGAGCCGTTGTTAGATTCATATGCGTAA
- the LOC123218863 gene encoding uncharacterized protein LOC123218863 yields MDEEFQESDVIFSDRDRCHDDISSNDSYFTEQQGGRVVRSKKKTNKKVTSSSLPVNINIPGNVYQFEEEYEDGEITPPHVIVGRRIPGKMAFSVCALKGRDLRRVRNSILRMTGFLET; encoded by the coding sequence ATGGACGAAGAGTTTCAAGAATCCGACGTTATCTTCTCAGATCGGGATCGCTGCCACGACGACATCAGCAGCAACGACAGCTACTTCACCGAGCAACAAGGCGGACGAGTGGTTCGGAGCAAGAAGAAAACGAATAAGAAAGTAACATCAAGTTCGCTTCCGGTTAACATTAATATCCCCGGTAATGTTTATCAGTTTGAAGAAGAATACGAAGACGGAGAAATCACTCCGCCGCATGTCATCGTCGGGAGAAGGATTCCGGGAAAAATGGCGTTTTCTGTTTGTGCGTTAAAGGGGAGAGATTTAAGACGAGTTCGGAATTCAATTTTAAGAATGACCGGTTTTTTGGAAACATGA
- the LOC123218170 gene encoding pentatricopeptide repeat-containing protein At4g18975, chloroplastic isoform X2, with product MVVVCGINSNCCPLLSWGMNQIKTTQVGPFMGSVFSNGRTSLLQSTTGFTTFTMKVKIISPVKCHLYQNGQSQSNSKASKKKKIKKVKKKEHHLWKKRESSGSGKKALTLVRIVSELPNEKEAVYGALDKWTAWETEFPLIAAAKALNMLRQRGQWQRVIQVAKWMLSKGQGATMGTYDTLLLAFDKDKRADEAESLWNMILHTHTRSISKQLFSRMISLYDHHDMQDKIIDVFADMEELGVKPDEDTVQRVARAFQKLGEEEKRKLVLAKYQCKWKYIHFKGERVKVRRDVWEYNGSTD from the exons ATGGTGGTTGTTTGTGGCATAAATTCAAATTGCTGTCCACTTCTCTCGTGGGGAATGAATCAG ATAAAGACGACTCAAGTAGGTCCGTTCATGGGGTCTGTGTTTTCAAATGGCAGAACTTCTCTGTTGCAGAGCACAACTGGGTTTACTACATTCACAATGAAG GTAAAAATTATTTCCCCTGTTAAGTGCCATCTCTATCAAAATGGACAGTCACAGTCTAATTCCAAAGCATCTAAGAA aaaaaaaataaagaaggtgAAGAAGAAAGAGCACCATCTATGGAAGAAAAGAGAGTCATCTGGGTCTGGGAAAAAAGCCCTCACTCTTGTTCGAATT GTTTCTGAGCTTCCTAATGAGAAAGAGGCTGTATACGGAGCATTGGATAAATGGACAGCTTGGGAGACAGAGTTTCCTTTGATTGCAGCTGCTAAGGCCTTAAATATGCTCAGACAGAGGGGTCAATGGCAGCGTGTAATTCAA GTAGCAAAATGGATGTTAAGCAAAGGTCAAGGAGCCACAATGGGAACTTATGACACACTCTTATTAGCATTTGACAAAGATAAGAGGGCAGATGAGGCTGAATCATTATGGAACATGATTTTGCATACGCACACCAGATCTATTTCAAAGCAGTTGTTTTCAAGGATGATCTCTTTATATGATCATCATGACATGCAAGATAAGATTATAGAT GTATTTGCAGACATGGAGGAGCTGGGTGTAAAACCAGATGAAGATACAGTCCAGAGGGTTGCCCGTGCCTTCCAAAAACTAGGTGAAGAAGAGAAGCGGAAGCTGGTTCTTGCAAAATACCAGTGTAAATGGAAGTACATACACTTCAAAGGGGAACGAGTGAAAGTGAGAAGAGATGTATGGGAGTATAATGGTTCAACCGACTGA
- the LOC123218045 gene encoding cell division cycle protein 48 homolog produces MTKCQKVGNRLLVEESIEDDNSVIALHPHTMKELNLFTYDTVLLGGKRKRETVCCAVADETCDESKIRLSKAARTNLRVKPGDRVSVHICDDVMDAERVHILPLDDTVDGITGDLFHTYLQPYFAESYRLVQKGDLFPVKGEMGSVDFKVVETEPGKHCVVTPETEIFCEGEPVKRDDEERLNGVGYEDIGGVRKQLGQIRELVELPLRHPQLFKASGIKPPKGILLYGPSGTGKTLLAKAIANETGCFFLCINGPEITSGMAGESESNLRKAFAEAEEHAPSIIFIDEIDSIAPKREKTQGEVERRVVSQLMTLMDGMKSSARVMVIGATNRPNSMDPALRRFGRFDKEIDISAPDEVGRLEVLQIHTKSMKLSENVNLEKVARETQGFVGADLAALCTEAALQCIRENMDRIDVEDETIDVQILNSMNVTDQHFNTALGTSNPSALRETIVEMPKVSWEDIGGLDKVKRELQETVQYPVEHPQMFEKYGLSPSRGVLLYGPPGCGKTLLAKAIANECKANFISIKGPELLTMYFGESEANVRDVFDKARRSAPCVLFFDELDSIAIHRGSRVGDAGGTTDRILNQLLAEMDGLSAKKMIFVIGATNRPHVIDPALLRPGRLDQLIYIPLPDESSRQQIFKACLRKSPVSKDVDLAALAKLTVGFSGADITEICQRACKFAIKEEIEKSIEREKVKNPEAMEQDSAKEVSEIKLTHFQGAMKCARMSVSNTDLHKYQAFAQTLSPVSSSAAGGH; encoded by the coding sequence ATGACTAAGTGTCAGAAGGTTGGCAATAGGCTTCTTGTGGAGGAATCCATTGAAGATGACAACTCTGTGATAGCATTGCACCCACATACCATGAAGGAGCTAAACTTGTTTACTTATGACACTGTGTTGCTCGGGGGCAAGAGGAAGAGGGAAACTGTTTGCTGCGCGGTTGCTGATGAAACTTGTGATGAATCGAAAATAAGGCTGAGTAAGGCTGCAAGAACAAACCTGAGGGTGAAGCCTGGTGACAGGGTTTCTGTTCATATTTGTGACGATGTAATGGATGCAGAGAGAGTTCACATTCTGCCTCTTGATGACACTGTTGATGGCATAACTGGGGACTTGTTTCATACGTATTTGCAGCCTTACTTTGCTGAGTCTTACCGTCTTGTGCAAAAGGGTGATCTTTTTCCTGTAAAAGGAGAGATGGGGAGTGTGGATTTTAAGGTTGTTGAAACTGAACCTGGTAAGCACTGTGTGGTTACTCCTGAGACTGAGATTTTTTGCGAAGGGGAGCCGGTGAAGAGAGATGATGAGGAGAGGCTTAATGGTGTTGGTTATGAAGATATTGGGGGTGTGAGGAAACAATTGGGGCAGATTAGAGAGTTGGTGGAGTTGCCGCTGAGACATCCACAGCTTTTTAAGGCTAGTGGCATTAAGCCACCTAAAGGGATTTTGCTTTATGGACCTTCTGGAACTGGAAAGACATTGCTTGCAAAAGCTATTGCTAATGAAACAGGATGCTTCTTTCTGTGTATTAATGGACCTGAGATTACGTCTGGTATGGCTGGTGAGAGTGAGAGTAATCTCAGGAAAGCATTTGCTGAAGCTGAAGAGCATGCtccttcaataatatttattgatgagaTTGATTCGATTGCTCCTAAACGTGAAAAGACGCAAGGTGAAGTGGAGAGGAGGGTCGTTTCTCAGCTGATGACTCTTATGGATGGGATGAAATCTTCTGCACGTGTCATGGTTATTGGAGCCACAAATAGGCCTAACAGCATGGACCCTGCATTGAGGAGGTTTGGGAGATTTGACAAGGAAATAGATATAAGTGCTCCGGATGAAGTTGGTCGCCTAGAGGTTCTTCAAATTCATACAAAGAGCATGAAGCTTTCAGAAAATGTAAATTTAGAAAAGGTAGCCAGGGAAACTCAGGGATTTGTTGGGGCAGATCTTGCAGCTCTCTGTACTGAAGCTGCACTACAGTGCATTAGAGAAAATATGGATAGAATTGATGTAGAAGATGAGACCATTGATGTTCAGATACTCAATTCAATGAATGTCACAGATCAGCACTTTAATACTGCTCTTGGAACCAGCAACCCTTCCGCTCTGCGCGAAACAATTGTAGAAATGCCCAAAGTCAGCTGGGAAGACATTGGCGGCCTTGATAAGGTTAAGAGGGAGCTTCAAGAGACTGTTCAATATCCAGTGGAGCATCCTCAAATGTTTGAGAAGTATGGCTTGTCACCTTCAAGAGGTGTTCTCCTTTATGGCCCTCCTGGTTGTGGGAAAACCTTGCTGGCTAAGGCAATTGCAAATGAATGTAAAGCAAATTTCATAAGTATCAAGGGTCCAGAGCTCCTTACAATGTATTTTGGAGAGAGTGAAGCCAATGTCAGGGATGTTTTTGACAAGGCTCGTCGCTCTGCTCCTTGTGTTCTCTTCTTCGATGAACTGGATTCTATTGCCATTCATAGAGGAAGCCGGGTAGGTGATGCTGGTGGCACCACTGACAGAATTCTGAATCAACTGTTGGCAGAGATGGATGGTTTGTCAgcaaagaaaatgatttttgtaATCGGGGCTACCAATAGGCCACATGTTATTGATCCTGCACTTCTAAGGCCAGGTCGCCTCGATCAATTGATATACATACCTTTGCCAGATGAGAGTTCTCGACAGCAAATTTTCAAGGCGTGCCTAAGAAAGTCTCCTGTCTCAAAAGATGTTGACCTTGCAGCACTTGCCAAGCTTACAGTAGGCTTTAGTGGTGCTGATATCACAGAAATCTGCCAAAGAGCATGCAAATTTGCAATCAAAGAAGAGATTGAGAAGAGTATCGAAAGGGAAAAAGTGAAGAATCCTGAAGCTATGGAACAGGATTCCGCAAAGGAAGTTTCTGAAATCAAGCTCACGCATTTCCAAGGGGCTATGAAGTGTGCCCGTATGAGTGTTAGTAATACTGATCTCCACAAGTACCAGGCTTTTGCTCAAACCTTGAGTCCAGTCTCATCATCTGCTGCTGGTGGCCATTAG
- the LOC123218864 gene encoding GDSL esterase/lipase At1g29660-like translates to MALFEKKPWWAVVLVTVVISRLQLFVVGAPLVPCYFIFGDSSADNGSNNPLPTLAKSNYSPYEIDFPDGPTGRFTNGATVVDLISELLGFDNFIPAFASGNSDIFNGGIHVSVNKQLENHQVIFNRIASDLSSNNSATQHLNKCLYSVGIGVNDYINNYFLPHFNNTSQQFTPQQYAQVLLNQYSQQLRSLYAHRARKIAIFGLAPAGGTPYAIAKYPRNGAPCVDSLNSAVQLFNDNLKSLVDQLNDNLTDAKLMLLIVYGISSSANGLKFLNETCCPAKISSVCDPNKTPCENRREYRFWDGFHPTAADNQIAEKRSFIALDSLDVYPFDISNLVQN, encoded by the exons ATGGCGTTATTTGAGAAGAAACCATGGTGGGCAGTAGTCTTGGTTACAGTGGTGATATCAAGGCTGCAACTTTTCGTTGTAGGAGCTCCATTGGTGccttgttatttcatttttggagACTCATCGGCTGATAATGGCAGCAACAACCCCCTTCCGACATTGGCTAAATCTAATTACTCTCCTTATGAAATTGATTTTCCCGATGGACCAACAGGAAGGTTCACCAATGGTGCAACCGTTGTCGATTTGATAT CTGAACTTCTAGGATTTGATAATTTCATTCCAGCCTTTGCATCCGGGAACTCTGATATATTCAATGGC GGAATTCATGTTAGTGTGAATAAGCAGCTAGAAAATCACCAAGTGATTTTCAATCGCATTGCCTCTGATCTAAGTAGTAACAATTCAGCTACGCAGCACCTGAATAAGTGCCTATATTCAGTCGGAATTGGTGTCAACGATTACATAAACAACTACTTCTTGCCCCACTTCAACAATACCAGCCAACAATTTACGCCCCAGCAATATGCCCAAGTTCTTTTGAATCAGTATTCTCAGCAATTAAGG agtttATATGCCCATAGAGCGAGGAAGATTGCGATATTTGGACTGGCACCAGCAGGTGGCACTCCATATGCAATTGCTAAGTATCCCAGAAATGGTGCTCCATGCGTAGACAGCTTGAACAGTGCAGTCCAACTTTTCAACGACAACCTGAAGTCACTTGTTGATCAGCTCAACGATAATCTGACAGACGCAAAACTTATGTTACTGATCGTTTATGGAATTTCATCATCAGCCAATG GGTTAAAGTTTTTGAACGAAACTTGCTGCCCGGCGAAAATTTCTAGTGTATGTGATCCTAACAAAACTCCATGCGAAAATAGGAGAGAGTATCGATTCTGGGACGGATTTCATCCTACTGCGGCTGATAATCAAATTGCTGAAAAACGATCGTTCATTGCTCTTGATTCACTTGATGTTTATCCATTTGATATAAgtaatttagttcaaaattga